CCCGCGGTTTTACCCGATGGCAGGAACGTTCTTTTGCTCAAAGTCCTCATGACTAATGCTTGTGAAAATGATTGTTTCTATTGTGCCAATAGGTGCAGCAGGGATTTTCCTCGGCTAAGCTTCAGACCCGAAGAGCTCGCCGAGCTGTTCATGAGCCTTTATCACAATCGAAGGGTACAAGGGTTATTTTTGAGTTCAGCAATTTCTAGGGGTTCAGCGGCTACGATGGAGAAGATGATAAAGACCGCTGAAATACTCCGTCTTAAGCACAAGTTTGGCGGTTACATTCACCTTAAAATCCTTCCCGGGGCAAGCTTTGATTATGTACAACGTGCTGTAGAGCTGGCGAGTAGAGTATCGGTGAACCTGGAAGCTCCGAGCAAGGGAAGGCTTTTGAAGATAACGAGTAGCAAGGATTTCGAGAATGACCTTCTCTTAAGAATGAAATGGGTCAAGTCCTTGACTTCTCAGGAAAATTTCTTGCCGGCGGGACAGACCACCCAGTTTGTTGTCGGAGCTGCCGATGAATCCGACCGAGAAATATTGGAAACCACGGATTACCTGTACCGCGAGGTCAATCTAACTCGTGCCTACTTTTCCGCTTTTCAGCCTTTGAAGGATACTCCTTTGGAGGAGCACCCTCCCACACCTCTGATGCGTGAACATCGACTTTACCAGGCGGATTTTCTCCTAAGACGTTATGGCTTTAAGTTCAACGAGATAGTCTTCGATGAACGGGGAAATCTACCCTTAGATATGGATCCAAAGATGGCCTGGGTGCTCAAACATCCTCGAGAGTTTCCGGTGGAGATAAATAAGGCGGATGGAAACACGCTTTTGAGAGTCCCCGGAATTGGACCCAAGTCGGCGGCGAGGATCATTAAAGCGAGGGCGAAAAACAAATTCTATACCTTAGATGAGCTAAAGGAAGTCGGTGTGGTCGTAAAGCGTGCCGCTCCCTTCATACTCATCGACGGAAGACCACAGGGGGAATCGACCCAACTTCCATTAAAAACCCTTCCCTTGTGTTCTGATATCTAAACGATGAAGATCCAAATTTAATGAAGCTCTCAAGTTTCCTCATCGATTTAGCCTCATTGATTCCTGCAGCGGGATTAAATTCGCACAGCGTGTAAGTCCCACTGTCCCGCAAAAACGGAATTTCACAGTTAACTCTCTGTTAATTAATTGAAGCTTTGCTTTAAAATGTAATTTATCGAACTTTTTTGCTTCTTACTACCTGGTCCGAGGGCTAACGATAAAGGAGGTTTTGAAATGTTAAATAAAATTCAGATTGAGTATGTCAAGTTTAACATTGCTATTGGCGGTTTTTTTACTCTGCTTATCCCCTCAGCGGTCTTTGCTTACGAGCGGAGCGAGGATATCGTCAACTTCGGTGGAAGCGTTGAGGTTCCCTTGGGAAAGATCGTCGAGGGGAGCGTGGTTGCCTTCGGTGGGCGGGGGGCAAAGGTTTAAGATGTAATTTGGGTCGAATTTTGAGTTATCTCTGGCATAATGGGTTTGTTTGAGGGTGATAAGAGATTAAGGGAGGGTTGCAAATGAAAATCCGGAATTACCGTGAGGTGGAAGCCGAAACCATCGAAGGATTACCGGGTGTCACCATACGCTGGGTGATCGGAGAAGTGGATGGAGCCCCCAACTTCGCCATGCGGATATTCGAAGTCGAACCGGGGAAATCCACCCCTTTTCACACACATGATTGGGAACACGAAATTTTCATCTTGTCTGGTCGAGGTGTTGTCCAGATGGAGGAAGAAGAGAAGCCAATAAATGAGGAAGATGCAATCTATATTCCTCCAGGTGAAAAACATGCCCTTATCAATAGAGGAGATTCTTTGCTTCGCTTCATTTGTCTCGTGCCCATCGAGAAATAAACCTTTTCTATATCCTCTTTGGCCTTGGTGCAATGGGATTGGCAGCGAGAAGGATGTATTCCGAAGCCAGGGAGCAAGGTGTGCTTTGATGAGAGAAAGATGAAGGAAATCCATACGGGAATTGCGGAGACTGAAGAATTAAATGTCACGAGTTTACTTTAAAAAGACGGATAACAGGAGAGAATTTGTTCTGAAAACCCTTCAGCTTTTCGAGAAGCAGCTTGAAGATCGCAATTCTTTCCTGATCAAACCGAACATCGTCTCTTACGAGGAATATCCCACCACTACCCATCCAGAAGTTCTTGATGCTGTGCTCACATTTCTCTCCGGTCGTGACATGGTAGTCGCTGATGGTCCAGCTCCGGATGCAGGTAATTCTCAGAGAGTCGTAGAGCAATCGCCCTTGAAGAAAGTTTGTGACTCTCACGGCGTTCCCCTCATTAATTTGTATACCACCAACACCAGGAAGTTTGTAACCCCAAGAGGATATAGATTTAAAATCTTTGCCCTTCCACTGGAAAGAGACTTCGTCATCTCCCTCCCAGTTCTTAAAGTACACTCTGGCTGCCAGATGACCGGGGCTCTCAAGAATCAATTTGGATATTTGACAAGGCGTGAGCGATTTCTCATGCACCTCGATTTCAAAGATATTAATCGAGGAATCGCCGAGATAAATGCGGTCGCCAAGCCAGGGTTATTCATCGTGGATGCCGTACAAACCTTAATCGATGCCCAGGAGCTAAGACACGGAGGGAGACTCAGGGATTTGGGATACATGCTCGTGGGCACCGATCCGGTGAGTCTGGATTCCTTTGGCCTCAAACTCCTCCAGCAGGTCGAACCGAAACTAAGGGATAAATCACCCGAGGGTATTCCACATATAAAATATGCTTCCCAATACAACATAGGGGAATTGGAGTTTGAAGCGATGGAAATCTGATGGTGTTATATTACAACGCGGAGGGTACGTGTCCTATTACGCTGATCTTAAAGGAAGGGCAAAGCTCGCTTATTACAGGAATCGTGAGAAGATATGGGCTTTGTATCCTAAACTTTCTGAAAGAATCGAAGAATATTACCATGAGCTCATCATAAATGAGGGTCGGGCTGCTGGGATAGATGAGTCAAGCCGAGTGCTATTGATCGGCGCTGGCGCTACCCCATATACCGCGGTAACCTTGGCGAGGGAGTTCGGCTGTCACGTGACCGGCATCGATAAGGATTTAATCGCCGTCTTGTTGGCTCGTTTATATCTTCGCAGGAAAGCTCCTCAATTGGATATAAAGATGAGATACGGCAATGGACTAAGCTTCAAGGTCGATGATTTTGATGTCATCGTGATCGTTCTACATGCTAAACCAAAGGAGCGCATACTTAGGGCTATCTCAGAATCATCAACCCGTAATCTAACGGTTATTTTGAGGAATCCCAGGGGCAAATATGTGCATATGTACGAGGAGATGAAGACGAGCCTTTCGGATATAAAATTTATCCTGCGGACAACACTCAAGCACCCTGAACCATACCGGTTCAACACCTTAATTCTCGAGAAATATGGCTCACAAATTTATCGATGATTTTAAAGGACTTGGAATATTGGCATCGAAAACCGCATTGAGAATACTTTTGTAGACTGGATGGAGATGGAAAATGGGGGTGAGAACGATGAGGGTTTTATTGATCCAACCGAATCAAGGCAACCACATTGGTTTTAGGTATGTAGCCTTAACCGAACCCTTGGGTTTAGAAACGATCGCGGCTTGCCTACCTCATCATGATGTGAGGATCTTGGACATGCGGTTGGAGAAGGGTTTGATTGAGCATCTCCGGGATTTCCAACCTCAGGCGGTTGGGATCACCGTTTCCTTCAGTACAGATGTTTATAATGCTTTAGAAATCCTGCGAGCGATCAAAGAATATGATTCCAAAATTTATACCTTTGTGG
The sequence above is a segment of the Actinomycetota bacterium genome. Coding sequences within it:
- a CDS encoding putative DNA modification/repair radical SAM protein — its product is PAVLPDGRNVLLLKVLMTNACENDCFYCANRCSRDFPRLSFRPEELAELFMSLYHNRRVQGLFLSSAISRGSAATMEKMIKTAEILRLKHKFGGYIHLKILPGASFDYVQRAVELASRVSVNLEAPSKGRLLKITSSKDFENDLLLRMKWVKSLTSQENFLPAGQTTQFVVGAADESDREILETTDYLYREVNLTRAYFSAFQPLKDTPLEEHPPTPLMREHRLYQADFLLRRYGFKFNEIVFDERGNLPLDMDPKMAWVLKHPREFPVEINKADGNTLLRVPGIGPKSAARIIKARAKNKFYTLDELKEVGVVVKRAAPFILIDGRPQGESTQLPLKTLPLCSDI
- a CDS encoding cupin domain-containing protein, translating into MKIRNYREVEAETIEGLPGVTIRWVIGEVDGAPNFAMRIFEVEPGKSTPFHTHDWEHEIFILSGRGVVQMEEEEKPINEEDAIYIPPGEKHALINRGDSLLRFICLVPIEK
- a CDS encoding DUF362 domain-containing protein, producing the protein MSRVYFKKTDNRREFVLKTLQLFEKQLEDRNSFLIKPNIVSYEEYPTTTHPEVLDAVLTFLSGRDMVVADGPAPDAGNSQRVVEQSPLKKVCDSHGVPLINLYTTNTRKFVTPRGYRFKIFALPLERDFVISLPVLKVHSGCQMTGALKNQFGYLTRRERFLMHLDFKDINRGIAEINAVAKPGLFIVDAVQTLIDAQELRHGGRLRDLGYMLVGTDPVSLDSFGLKLLQQVEPKLRDKSPEGIPHIKYASQYNIGELEFEAMEI
- a CDS encoding class I SAM-dependent methyltransferase, with translation MSYYADLKGRAKLAYYRNREKIWALYPKLSERIEEYYHELIINEGRAAGIDESSRVLLIGAGATPYTAVTLAREFGCHVTGIDKDLIAVLLARLYLRRKAPQLDIKMRYGNGLSFKVDDFDVIVIVLHAKPKERILRAISESSTRNLTVILRNPRGKYVHMYEEMKTSLSDIKFILRTTLKHPEPYRFNTLILEKYGSQIYR